A genomic segment from Desulfurispirillum indicum S5 encodes:
- a CDS encoding helix-turn-helix transcriptional regulator, translating into MSDTRALEHYCWFHQQTRQRAYPNATTLAAQFEISTRTAQRRIETIRDRFGAPLEYDHQHKGYSYTDHSYQLPPLWLSQNELLCWLIARNMLESATAGHASRALAAFETRLFRENSIHPLNPQQLRNLFSSQYTSLAPCNPDTFNAATHSLLLSRTLSIDYHSPQDNQHTTRTIEPHHLFHYHGAWILVAWCRLRHQWRQFHLARMTSARMEPETFLPRPAEQWQSLVNHAYGLFQGKLTTAVRLRFSPETSRWIREQQWHPAQTMREETCGAVELSFPVADLREIKMRVLSYGAEVEVLEPVELRDMILAEAKKMVGESE; encoded by the coding sequence ATGTCCGACACCCGCGCACTGGAACACTACTGCTGGTTTCACCAGCAAACCCGGCAACGAGCCTATCCCAACGCCACCACCCTGGCCGCACAGTTTGAAATTTCCACCCGCACCGCCCAAAGGCGCATTGAAACCATCCGCGACCGCTTCGGCGCGCCCCTGGAATACGACCACCAGCACAAAGGCTATTCCTACACCGATCACAGCTACCAACTCCCGCCCCTGTGGCTCAGCCAGAACGAACTTCTGTGCTGGCTCATCGCCCGCAATATGCTGGAATCCGCCACCGCAGGCCACGCCAGCCGCGCCCTGGCCGCCTTTGAAACCCGACTCTTCCGGGAAAACAGCATCCACCCCCTCAACCCCCAACAGCTGCGCAACCTCTTTTCCAGCCAGTACACCAGCCTGGCCCCCTGCAACCCCGACACCTTCAACGCTGCCACCCACTCCCTGCTCCTGAGCCGAACGCTGAGCATCGACTACCACTCGCCCCAGGATAACCAGCACACCACCCGCACCATCGAACCCCACCACCTCTTCCACTACCATGGCGCCTGGATACTCGTCGCCTGGTGCCGCCTGCGCCATCAGTGGCGACAGTTTCACCTGGCCCGCATGACCAGCGCCCGCATGGAACCTGAAACCTTTTTGCCCCGCCCCGCCGAGCAGTGGCAATCGCTGGTCAACCACGCCTATGGACTCTTTCAGGGCAAGCTTACAACTGCCGTGCGCCTGCGCTTCAGCCCCGAAACCAGCCGCTGGATACGCGAACAGCAGTGGCACCCCGCCCAGACCATGCGCGAAGAAACATGCGGAGCCGTGGAACTCAGCTTCCCCGTCGCCGACCTGCGCGAAATCAAAATGCGCGTGCTCTCCTATGGAGCCGAAGTGGAAGTCCTTGAACCCGTGGAACTGCGGGACATGATCCTGGCAGAAGCAAAAAAGATGGTGGGTGAGAGCGAGTAG
- a CDS encoding winged helix-turn-helix domain-containing protein: MLEAIFGAASKEKVLLFLLIRKSGYAREICTFFGLSLSAVQKTLENLELGGVLISRSVGRTRVFELNPRYAFLNELENLLAKAFEYYPAAERERLTMVRARPRRKGKPL, from the coding sequence ATGCTTGAAGCAATTTTTGGTGCAGCTTCCAAAGAAAAGGTACTGCTTTTCCTCCTTATCCGAAAAAGTGGTTATGCGCGGGAAATTTGTACGTTCTTCGGTTTGTCACTCAGTGCAGTTCAAAAGACACTGGAAAACCTGGAGCTTGGTGGTGTTCTGATCTCTCGTAGTGTCGGACGCACACGAGTATTTGAACTGAATCCTCGATATGCGTTTCTGAATGAGCTTGAAAACCTTCTTGCCAAAGCTTTTGAATATTACCCGGCAGCAGAACGCGAACGCCTCACAATGGTGAGAGCACGCCCAAGACGCAAAGGCAAGCCACTATGA
- a CDS encoding response regulator — MENREAWLTKLNVLYVEDETVVRENVSQFLQRRFKNVYTAENGQEGLNLYKVKRPHIVITDVKMPVMDGLEMTRQIRKVNPDAQVIVTTAHSETELLIKAIDVGVSQFVIKPITRQKLSEAIGRTLHTILLQEKDEYQTKLMQKIIDSQDNMIIVTGEKGIIAANQAALSFFRYGSLKEFAQEHGSIRDFLLEEDGCFFPRTANWHQEVHGACKVRMQDRRTREDRYFVLRMNSFPYGENFFIMTMTDMTDIEQQNKELERLATTDPLTGLHNRAKCTYLLGREIQVAKRYKTSLSMVMLAIDYREDLENTMGRESSDEVLLELTGLIQKNIRGFDLLGRWDEEELVIIAPNSTLTVVQNLCHRLREIIARHRFPFVEDITCSYGIAQMGSDEDAASLSRKVFDALDTARAHARNTIVSAPSMEVVSSDLEALKENEMIIRSFDLVKAKNQEVTFFNLFKGMSISGSARVSLVSENEVEFALPQKQFLAVISEKRAFIESDFFAKPVQARIKRFNKDESRVVLRDFSFEENSAKKRQYVRVQVPDRVRLSLEYDGKTLQERIFDISLAALAFYTSQTEWLREGMDASVRVQLHRATDGQESQISTKGRIYRIEGEGKISKVVVMLQSDTQSRETLKEYIAQRQIEIVRELNNSIV; from the coding sequence ATGGAAAATCGTGAAGCCTGGCTGACGAAGCTCAACGTCCTCTACGTGGAAGATGAGACCGTAGTGCGCGAGAACGTCTCCCAGTTTCTGCAGCGCCGTTTTAAGAATGTCTATACCGCGGAAAATGGTCAGGAGGGGCTCAACCTCTACAAGGTCAAGCGCCCCCACATCGTCATCACCGACGTGAAGATGCCCGTGATGGATGGCCTGGAAATGACCCGCCAGATCCGCAAGGTCAACCCCGACGCCCAGGTTATTGTCACCACCGCCCACAGCGAAACCGAGCTGCTGATCAAGGCCATTGATGTGGGCGTCAGCCAGTTTGTCATCAAGCCCATCACCCGCCAGAAGCTCTCCGAGGCCATCGGGCGCACCCTGCACACTATCCTGCTGCAGGAGAAGGACGAGTACCAGACCAAGCTGATGCAGAAGATCATCGACAGTCAGGACAATATGATCATCGTGACCGGGGAGAAGGGCATTATTGCCGCCAATCAGGCCGCGCTTTCGTTTTTCCGCTACGGCAGCCTCAAGGAGTTCGCCCAGGAACATGGCAGTATCCGGGACTTCCTGCTGGAAGAGGACGGCTGCTTCTTCCCCCGTACCGCCAACTGGCACCAGGAAGTGCACGGAGCCTGCAAGGTCAGGATGCAGGACCGTCGCACCCGTGAGGATCGCTATTTCGTGCTGCGCATGAACAGCTTTCCCTATGGGGAGAACTTTTTTATCATGACCATGACCGATATGACCGACATCGAGCAGCAGAACAAAGAGCTGGAGCGCCTGGCCACCACCGACCCCCTCACCGGGCTGCACAATCGCGCCAAATGCACCTATCTGCTGGGACGGGAAATCCAGGTCGCCAAGCGCTATAAAACCTCACTGTCCATGGTTATGCTGGCCATTGATTACCGCGAAGACCTGGAAAACACCATGGGCCGCGAAAGCTCCGACGAGGTGCTGCTGGAACTGACGGGACTGATCCAGAAAAATATCCGTGGCTTTGATCTCCTGGGCCGCTGGGATGAGGAAGAGCTGGTGATCATCGCCCCCAACAGCACCCTCACCGTCGTCCAGAACCTGTGCCACCGCCTGCGCGAGATAATCGCCAGGCACCGCTTCCCCTTTGTGGAGGACATCACCTGCAGCTATGGCATCGCTCAGATGGGCTCCGATGAAGACGCCGCTTCCCTCAGCCGCAAGGTCTTCGATGCCCTGGATACTGCCCGTGCCCATGCCCGGAACACCATCGTCAGCGCTCCCTCCATGGAAGTGGTCAGCTCCGACCTGGAAGCCCTGAAAGAAAATGAAATGATTATTCGCAGCTTCGACCTGGTCAAGGCCAAAAATCAGGAAGTGACCTTTTTCAACCTCTTCAAGGGCATGTCCATTTCCGGCAGCGCGCGGGTCAGCCTGGTATCGGAAAATGAAGTGGAATTTGCCCTGCCCCAGAAGCAGTTTCTGGCGGTCATTTCGGAAAAACGGGCCTTCATCGAGAGCGATTTTTTTGCCAAGCCTGTTCAGGCGCGGATCAAGCGCTTTAACAAGGACGAGAGCCGCGTGGTCCTGCGCGACTTCTCCTTTGAGGAAAACAGTGCCAAAAAGCGGCAGTATGTGCGGGTGCAGGTGCCGGATCGGGTGCGCCTGAGCCTGGAATACGATGGGAAGACGCTGCAGGAGAGGATATTCGATATCTCCCTGGCGGCCCTGGCCTTCTACACCTCCCAGACCGAATGGCTGCGTGAAGGCATGGATGCCAGCGTCAGGGTGCAGCTCCACCGCGCCACAGATGGCCAGGAGAGCCAGATTTCCACCAAAGGGCGCATTTACCGCATCGAAGGCGAAGGCAAGATCAGCAAAGTGGTGGTCATGCTCCAGTCCGACACCCAGAGCCGTGAAACCCTGAAGGAATACATTGCCCAGCGCCAGATAGAAATTGTCCGCGAGTTGAACAATTCCATCGTCTGA
- a CDS encoding tRNA (5-methylaminomethyl-2-thiouridine)(34)-methyltransferase MnmD: MQQHTTAAPSADGTFTRYSPFFDEHYHSTRDGAWLESLQKHVLPGLQLSHALERPRIRVLDICFGLGLNSLATLWYLEQQQYQGHVHIIAPEFDRELIASLPAHPYPQHLNHYRPLIEELSRTLCHTSQRCQVEILPGDALQSLPRLDHGSIDIVYQDPFSPAKNPELWTREYFALIAALMKDTGLLTTYSQATPVRMGLSENGFLIYDFHNQQPGIRRSTIASRIPLQDMTPIDMERKKERSPLARSYRDPGLTGNRLEILQRFQTSSG; the protein is encoded by the coding sequence ATGCAGCAGCACACCACGGCAGCCCCCAGTGCGGACGGCACCTTCACCCGCTACTCCCCCTTCTTTGACGAACACTACCACTCCACCCGCGACGGCGCCTGGCTGGAGTCGCTGCAGAAGCATGTCCTGCCCGGCCTGCAGCTGAGCCACGCCCTGGAGCGTCCGCGCATCAGGGTGCTCGACATCTGCTTTGGCCTTGGGCTCAACAGCCTGGCCACCCTGTGGTACCTGGAGCAGCAGCAGTATCAGGGCCATGTGCACATCATCGCCCCGGAGTTCGACCGCGAGCTCATCGCCAGCCTGCCCGCGCACCCGTACCCCCAGCACCTGAACCACTACCGCCCCCTGATAGAGGAACTCAGCCGCACCCTGTGCCATACATCGCAGCGATGCCAGGTGGAAATTCTGCCCGGCGACGCCCTGCAGAGCCTGCCACGACTTGATCATGGCAGTATCGACATCGTCTATCAGGACCCCTTCAGCCCCGCCAAGAACCCCGAACTGTGGACCCGTGAATACTTCGCGCTGATCGCAGCGCTCATGAAGGACACTGGCCTGCTGACCACCTACTCCCAGGCCACCCCCGTGCGCATGGGGCTTTCTGAAAACGGATTCCTGATCTACGACTTCCACAACCAGCAGCCCGGCATTCGCCGCAGCACCATCGCCAGTCGCATCCCCCTGCAGGACATGACCCCCATCGACATGGAGCGCAAAAAGGAGCGCAGCCCCCTGGCGCGCTCCTATCGTGACCCCGGCCTGACCGGCAACCGGCTGGAAATCCTGCAGCGGTTTCAGACCAGCAGCGGATAA
- a CDS encoding PAS domain S-box protein, with protein MAAEKVFDAELFQGHTVVMLLIDADSGEILDANRAAVNFYGYSRDQLRRMNIQQINTLSAEEVRRERKLAASERRSYFFFRHRLASAEVRTVEVHSSPVVLDGRTVLFSIIHDASRRTDVLEELARSEARLRHAEQVAGFGYWTLDMARMEYRFSHGAATLLGLDEREVWPFTVIQAMILPRYHGVMEQARRDLMERGIDYDVSFELQRPDGTVMHIRSYGQYDPENQSFFGVAHDITDYQLATRTVHRQWTLIVSATAAVAVAQLFIIALLIRLRRNRRRARLALQERESKLSALINSIQDLIFVFDNRGRIVEYHAPNSARLLMPPEAFLGKSYRDVMPSGIVAKVEQAMKKLSDDGLPAFIEYTLETEDGTRFFSALVSPMQHPQLGRGGFMAMVRDVTDREIALQQLRRQEQQYRALVENTPDLIQRFDQQCRFLYVNSAVEYAFGRPADDYVGKTMGQMDYSVELRELLEDAIMEVFRLGTPVNVEFSRFGIAGLQYFECRITPELDMACQLLPGDQTLCFDSVLAVSRDITERKEVETDLLRAHNFYLSILDNFPTMVWRADASGHFDYFNSTWLAFVPAGTTLQNGATIEQVIHPHDIEEYQRSYWQAFTVRTDFKLEYRMLHRSGEYRHILDVGRPLYDLNGNFVGYIGTCYDITERIRSHEELQEKDRMLLAQSRQAAMGEMIGNIAHQWRQPLTSLMTTIEEIQDARDFGQLSDEYFDQLAAKATEAIEYMSRTIDDFRNFFKPDREKVAFCPYEVLQRSLSMVEASFANHNIQIRMDHHEEGTACSTSGYPNEYAQVLLNILNNAKDVLLERKVAEPLIVVTVAGSNGRCVLSIEDNGGGIRAEPMEKVFEPYFTTKAPGQGTGIGLYMAKEIIEKSMDGTLRVENTACGARFTITI; from the coding sequence GTGGCAGCGGAAAAGGTCTTTGACGCGGAGCTGTTCCAGGGCCATACCGTTGTCATGCTTCTGATTGACGCCGACAGCGGTGAAATCCTGGACGCGAACCGCGCAGCTGTGAACTTCTATGGCTACAGCCGCGACCAGTTGCGGCGCATGAATATCCAGCAGATCAACACCCTCAGTGCCGAGGAAGTTCGCCGGGAACGCAAGCTGGCTGCCAGTGAGCGGCGCAGCTACTTCTTTTTCCGCCATCGCCTGGCCAGCGCAGAGGTGCGCACCGTGGAGGTGCACTCCTCGCCCGTGGTTCTGGACGGACGCACGGTACTTTTCTCCATTATCCACGACGCCTCGCGGCGCACCGACGTGCTTGAGGAGCTGGCCCGAAGTGAAGCGCGCCTGCGCCATGCCGAGCAGGTGGCCGGTTTTGGTTACTGGACTCTGGATATGGCACGCATGGAGTATCGCTTTTCCCATGGGGCCGCCACGCTGCTTGGGCTTGACGAGCGCGAAGTCTGGCCCTTCACGGTCATCCAGGCCATGATCCTGCCCCGGTATCACGGTGTCATGGAGCAGGCGCGCCGGGATCTGATGGAGCGTGGCATTGACTACGATGTGAGCTTTGAACTGCAGCGTCCCGATGGCACAGTTATGCATATTCGCTCCTATGGCCAGTATGATCCGGAAAACCAGAGTTTTTTCGGCGTGGCCCATGATATCACCGACTACCAGCTGGCAACCCGGACCGTTCATCGCCAGTGGACGCTCATTGTCAGTGCCACTGCCGCGGTGGCAGTCGCTCAGCTCTTTATCATCGCGCTGCTGATTCGCCTGCGACGCAACCGCCGCCGTGCCCGCCTGGCACTGCAGGAACGCGAATCCAAGCTCTCAGCCCTGATCAACTCCATCCAGGATCTCATCTTCGTCTTCGATAATCGCGGCCGTATCGTGGAGTATCACGCGCCCAACTCGGCCCGGCTGTTGATGCCGCCTGAAGCCTTTCTGGGAAAGAGTTATCGGGATGTCATGCCCTCCGGGATCGTTGCCAAGGTTGAGCAGGCCATGAAGAAACTCAGCGATGACGGCCTGCCGGCTTTTATTGAGTATACCCTGGAGACGGAAGATGGCACGCGCTTTTTCAGCGCCCTGGTCAGCCCCATGCAGCATCCGCAGCTGGGCCGGGGTGGATTCATGGCCATGGTACGGGATGTCACCGATCGCGAAATTGCCCTGCAGCAGCTGCGTCGGCAGGAGCAGCAGTACCGCGCCCTGGTGGAAAACACGCCCGATCTTATTCAGCGCTTTGACCAGCAGTGTCGCTTTCTCTACGTGAACTCAGCCGTGGAGTACGCCTTTGGACGTCCGGCCGACGATTATGTGGGGAAAACCATGGGCCAGATGGACTATTCCGTGGAGTTACGTGAGCTGCTGGAAGATGCGATCATGGAAGTCTTTCGTCTGGGCACCCCGGTGAATGTCGAATTCAGCCGCTTTGGAATAGCTGGCCTGCAGTACTTTGAGTGCCGTATCACGCCGGAGCTGGACATGGCCTGCCAGTTGCTGCCCGGCGACCAGACCCTGTGTTTTGACTCGGTACTGGCCGTCAGTCGGGATATCACCGAGCGCAAGGAGGTGGAGACCGATCTGCTCCGGGCCCACAACTTCTACCTCTCCATCCTGGATAATTTCCCCACCATGGTATGGCGGGCCGATGCCAGCGGCCATTTTGATTACTTCAACAGCACCTGGCTTGCGTTTGTGCCCGCCGGAACGACCCTTCAGAATGGCGCCACCATAGAGCAGGTCATACATCCCCACGATATAGAGGAGTACCAGCGCAGCTACTGGCAGGCGTTTACCGTTCGCACGGACTTCAAGCTGGAGTATCGCATGCTGCACCGCAGTGGCGAGTACCGGCATATCCTGGACGTTGGCCGTCCCCTCTATGACCTCAACGGGAATTTCGTGGGCTATATTGGTACCTGCTATGATATAACAGAGCGCATACGCTCCCATGAGGAGTTGCAGGAAAAGGACCGGATGCTGCTGGCCCAGTCCCGCCAGGCCGCCATGGGGGAGATGATCGGCAATATCGCCCACCAGTGGCGCCAGCCCCTGACCTCCCTGATGACGACCATTGAGGAGATCCAGGACGCCCGTGACTTCGGGCAGCTCAGCGATGAGTACTTTGACCAGCTGGCGGCCAAGGCGACGGAAGCCATCGAGTACATGTCCCGTACCATCGACGACTTCCGCAACTTCTTCAAACCCGACCGCGAAAAGGTGGCCTTCTGTCCCTACGAGGTGCTTCAGCGCTCCCTCAGTATGGTGGAAGCCAGTTTCGCCAACCATAATATACAGATACGAATGGACCACCATGAAGAAGGCACGGCGTGCAGTACCTCCGGCTATCCCAACGAGTACGCCCAGGTTCTGCTGAATATTCTGAATAACGCCAAGGATGTGCTGCTGGAGCGAAAGGTTGCTGAGCCCCTGATCGTGGTTACGGTTGCCGGAAGCAACGGAAGATGTGTGTTGAGCATAGAGGACAATGGCGGTGGCATCCGGGCAGAGCCCATGGAAAAGGTTTTCGAACCCTACTTCACCACCAAGGCACCGGGGCAGGGCACCGGTATCGGCCTCTATATGGCCAAGGAGATCATCGAGAAGAGCATGGACGGAACCCTGCGGGTGGAGAATACCGCCTGCGGAGCGCGCTTTACCATTACCATATAG
- a CDS encoding 3'-5' exonuclease, whose protein sequence is MNTFVAIDVETTGLSPARGARVIEIAAVKMEQGQVIAEFCSLIQVGVPVSAATTGVHGITTAMLAGQPAPGEIWPQFIWFIEHHPIVAHNAPFDMRFVHSELQRLGLSMANPSHCTLRLGRRKYPRLPNHKLEYLAQHVLGKLPPEIQLHRALGDARLTAMVWEEMRRE, encoded by the coding sequence ATGAACACATTTGTCGCCATTGATGTGGAAACCACAGGACTTTCACCCGCCAGAGGGGCGCGGGTGATCGAAATAGCCGCTGTGAAGATGGAGCAAGGGCAAGTGATTGCCGAGTTCTGCAGCCTTATACAGGTTGGCGTGCCAGTTTCTGCCGCAACCACTGGCGTACATGGCATTACCACCGCGATGCTGGCAGGGCAACCCGCGCCAGGGGAAATCTGGCCGCAATTTATATGGTTCATTGAACATCACCCCATTGTGGCCCACAATGCACCGTTTGACATGAGGTTTGTCCATAGTGAACTGCAGCGACTGGGGCTGTCCATGGCAAATCCCAGCCACTGCACCCTCAGACTTGGCCGCAGGAAATACCCACGGCTCCCAAACCATAAACTGGAGTACCTTGCCCAGCATGTGCTGGGCAAGCTGCCACCGGAAATACAGCTCCACCGTGCTCTGGGCGATGCTCGCCTGACAGCTATGGTGTGGGAGGAGATGAGGAGGGAATAG
- a CDS encoding sigma-54 interaction domain-containing protein, which produces MNELQKFTDPYNQLSSMVDSIPDIMLEALDQRRLRVVVCANWVRKLLADEEILEPGTVLPDSADTSQLLRLAREVCQQQQSQRNTILQIHDQVLVVLAQYFAASEENTHPLVIMRLHDITHIGYNETARKYRSDFFGIIGKSSAMVDIFRRIELYSKTHSNILITGETGTGKELVAQAIHQLSRFRGEFVALNCTALSDTLIESELFGHERGAFTGAHRTHRGKFERADHGTLFLDEIGDMPLHTQGKLLRVLEDGMVERVGGESTFPVDVRIVAATNVPLEQAIQEKRFRADLFYRLAVLRIHIPPLRQRREDIPLLVRHFISRLNQKYASMGKRVLEISSEAMAIMTNYTWPGNVRELSNVIERIFIETPSAVITAEAMRSWVEEKMRIVEEASCRPPLDAPRQISDTAGLPLGSRNIERQHIVEALAQAGGNKTQAARLLGVDKSTLYRKMKRFAVQP; this is translated from the coding sequence ATGAACGAACTGCAGAAATTTACCGATCCCTATAATCAACTCTCCTCCATGGTGGACAGCATTCCTGATATCATGCTGGAAGCCCTGGATCAGCGGCGCCTGCGGGTCGTGGTCTGCGCCAACTGGGTCCGCAAGCTCCTGGCAGACGAAGAGATCCTGGAGCCCGGTACCGTGCTGCCGGATTCCGCCGACACCAGCCAGCTGCTGCGCCTGGCCCGCGAAGTGTGCCAACAGCAGCAGTCCCAGCGCAACACCATCCTGCAGATCCACGATCAGGTGCTGGTGGTCCTGGCCCAGTACTTTGCCGCCTCCGAGGAGAACACCCACCCGCTGGTCATCATGCGCCTGCACGATATTACCCACATCGGCTATAACGAAACCGCCCGCAAGTACCGCAGCGATTTTTTTGGCATTATCGGCAAAAGCTCAGCCATGGTGGACATCTTCCGGCGCATTGAACTGTACAGCAAGACCCACTCCAATATCCTCATTACCGGCGAAACCGGAACCGGCAAGGAACTGGTAGCCCAGGCCATTCACCAGCTCAGTCGCTTTCGTGGCGAATTCGTGGCCCTCAACTGCACCGCCCTGAGCGATACCCTGATCGAGTCGGAACTCTTCGGCCACGAGCGCGGAGCCTTTACCGGCGCCCATCGCACCCACCGGGGAAAATTTGAGCGGGCCGACCATGGCACCCTCTTTCTGGATGAAATCGGCGATATGCCCCTGCACACCCAGGGAAAGCTGCTGCGCGTTCTGGAGGACGGCATGGTGGAGCGGGTTGGCGGGGAATCCACCTTTCCCGTCGACGTGCGCATCGTGGCTGCCACCAATGTTCCCCTGGAACAGGCCATCCAGGAAAAGCGCTTCCGCGCCGACCTGTTCTATCGCCTGGCCGTGCTGCGCATCCATATCCCTCCCCTGCGGCAGCGCCGCGAAGACATCCCCCTGCTGGTAAGGCACTTTATCAGCCGCCTCAACCAGAAATACGCCTCCATGGGCAAACGGGTGCTGGAAATATCCAGCGAAGCCATGGCCATCATGACCAACTACACCTGGCCCGGTAATGTGCGAGAGCTGTCCAACGTCATTGAACGGATCTTCATTGAAACCCCTTCTGCCGTCATCACTGCCGAAGCCATGCGCAGCTGGGTGGAAGAGAAAATGCGCATTGTGGAAGAAGCCTCCTGTCGCCCGCCTCTGGACGCACCCCGTCAGATATCGGACACCGCCGGCCTGCCCCTGGGCAGCCGGAACATCGAACGCCAGCACATCGTGGAGGCGCTGGCGCAGGCCGGTGGCAACAAAACCCAGGCCGCGCGGTTACTGGGAGTAGACAAATCGACTCTTTACCGCAAAATGAAACGTTTTGCTGTTCAACCCTGA
- the metX gene encoding homoserine O-acetyltransferase MetX: MDEKILVQARNFRLHLGEKGFFLESGRILPEVSIAYETYGTLNADKSNAILVCHALTGSAHAAHYHSPDDQKPGWWDDVIGPGKTLDTNTYFIICSNILGGCNGTTGPRSINPLTGRRYDIQFPVVTIKDMVHAQWLFLKQCFQIERLHSVIGGSLGGMQVLEWAISYPEKLERAIVIAATGRISAQALAMNKVGRQAIMRDPNWKNGNYPDGAGPVDGLSIARMMGHISYLSYDSMQRKFGRDFKKNDGLYDFFGEFQVESYLNYNGYNFAKRFDANSYLYITKAMDLFDVGMGNGYREILSRIRARTLVVSIASDMLFPPWESEELFRVMHEEGVSVSYYEMESDVGHDGFLVDYHVLNPVLESFIGS, from the coding sequence ATGGATGAAAAAATACTGGTTCAGGCGCGGAATTTCCGTCTTCATCTGGGCGAAAAGGGCTTCTTTCTGGAGTCGGGGCGTATTCTGCCTGAGGTGTCCATCGCCTACGAGACCTACGGCACCCTCAATGCCGACAAGAGCAATGCCATCCTGGTCTGTCACGCGCTGACGGGAAGCGCCCACGCGGCTCACTACCACTCTCCCGACGATCAGAAGCCCGGCTGGTGGGATGACGTGATCGGTCCGGGAAAGACGCTGGACACCAATACATACTTCATCATCTGTTCCAATATCCTGGGCGGCTGCAACGGCACGACGGGCCCCCGCTCCATCAATCCCCTGACAGGCCGCCGCTATGATATCCAGTTCCCGGTGGTCACCATCAAGGACATGGTGCACGCCCAGTGGCTCTTTCTGAAGCAGTGCTTTCAGATCGAGCGTCTGCATTCGGTTATCGGGGGCTCCCTGGGGGGAATGCAGGTGCTGGAATGGGCCATCAGTTATCCGGAAAAGCTGGAGCGGGCCATCGTGATTGCCGCCACGGGGCGTATTTCCGCCCAGGCGCTGGCCATGAACAAGGTGGGCCGCCAGGCTATCATGCGCGACCCCAACTGGAAAAACGGCAACTACCCCGATGGGGCGGGGCCGGTGGACGGATTGAGTATCGCCCGCATGATGGGCCATATTTCCTACCTGAGCTATGATTCCATGCAGCGCAAATTCGGTCGGGACTTCAAGAAGAATGACGGCCTCTATGACTTTTTCGGCGAATTCCAGGTGGAGTCCTACCTGAATTACAACGGCTATAATTTTGCCAAGCGCTTCGATGCCAACAGCTACCTGTACATCACCAAGGCGATGGATCTTTTCGACGTGGGCATGGGCAACGGGTACCGGGAGATTCTCTCGCGCATCAGGGCGCGTACCCTGGTGGTTTCCATCGCCAGCGACATGCTCTTCCCTCCCTGGGAGAGCGAGGAGCTCTTCCGGGTAATGCACGAGGAGGGGGTCAGCGTGTCCTACTATGAGATGGAGTCCGATGTGGGCCACGATGGCTTCCTGGTGGACTACCATGTGCTGAATCCGGTGCTGGAGAGTTTTATCGGGAGTTGA